The Chiroxiphia lanceolata isolate bChiLan1 chromosome 4, bChiLan1.pri, whole genome shotgun sequence genome includes the window ATGAGCTGGTTGACTCTAAGCTTGATTTGGTCCAGTCTGCTGTTGCTGCATCTCTTAGGAAACATTAGTTATAGGTTTGTACTTCTTGAATCTGGTCCATTCACCAGTAGCATAGTTCATTTCAAAGACTGTATCAACCAACATAGTGGTGCTGCCCGTGCCATCTGCCTTTGGTAAATCTTCTGTATGCTCACTGAGTTTAATTTGGATGATGTCACCTTGCTCTTGGCAAGGATTCTCTGCAGaaacaagaacagaaacaaattataCATTTCAACACTCTATTAGACAAGTTAAAGAGCACTTAAAGGGGTTCTTATGCTTAAAAAACCcaatacacagaaaacaaacctcaaacCCCAAACTGAGCAAAACATAAAGACAAAGATCTCCCTCCCTCTATACTCCACAGACTGAGCTTTAAGGATAACAAAACCAGACCCCAAAAGATGAAGCCCAAGGCTAAagtaaatggaagaaaaacagaaggggGAGTAAAACATGCCAGTGTCATTTCTCTCTGCCTTGAGAGTCAGAAGAGAAGCTTATATTTGAATAGGAGCTGGTAAACCTGAACTACCAGACTTATTTTATTTAGGATACATTTTGTAGTTAAATGCCTCAACAACTTTTAGCTGTTCAGAAAGCCAAAACAGCTTCACCGAAACCACTTGTCCCAGACTCAGTTGCATGCCAGTAGAATATTAAATGTTACACTCCAAGGTATTCAAATGGTGTTCAAGAATATCAGTTGGCAGTTATTTACCCAACCTTCAGAAGGTGCTGATGTTATTACTGAAGAAATTCATACTGATATATTCTTTTCTGTATGCATGAATatatcacacacacactcttccAGAAATACTACTTTATCTTACATTACAAAAAGCTGTTCATGTAGTTATTAAAGTACAGTCTCCTACTGCAATTTGAAGTAGCATCTAATACTAAAAACACCATCATTAATGCAAGATACACCAAACTTAAAGTCCAAGGATCACCACAGTAACTCTACCCTGGTCATCTTTGTTAATTTGGATTATTGCATTAATCTAAATGTATGAGTCACATTTAGGCTCCAGGGCTCCAGTGATAAGAACCCTCAAATACCAAATTAGAAACCAGAGCTAGTGCAGATGATGAAGTTCACTTAAGGACTCTTAAGCCCCTTCTCATTTTACATCCGATAATCTTGTAGGTAAAACAGCTTTGGTCTATCAAGGCCAATATATAACAGGATCCAGCTATGAGACAGCTTATCTCCCTGTGATTCACAGCCCCAGTGGTTACCTAAAGTCTGAGACAGCAGTTGCTAGCTTCTAAAGCAAGGAGCTAGCCAACAGGTTCTGTACTACCCAGCTTGTACCTGGACTCGCCACAGAAGAATTTACATTCACTGCTCTTCTAGACAGTGTAGCAGGACCCAACCAGGCTGTTCAAGGTTGACCAGTTGCCTTGTTCCTCTTCAACCCCAAGCTGTGATTTTACAATGTGTTCAGTTATGTATATATCGTGTTCAGCAGCTGTTCTGACAAACTGTTTGACTTACGGGAAATAGACCCTGAAAGATCCACTTCCAGGTATCCAGAACTATAATCCATAAAACTATGTACAGTCCAGAGCAAAGGAAGGAGTCCAGCACATACAGGCAAACCTAAAGCCAAGTCTTACAGCATAGCATTTCTAAATGTGCATGTGTGAGTGCATTGCAGATTTGGGTATTCAGAAGCAAGCTAAATTAGTCTCAGTACATACCTCTGGATCCTGCCATGAATCCAAGTATAAGAGCCTTTTCTGGCCTTGTAACTTTGTTTGCAGTCTTGAACATTTCCTGTGCAGCATACATTTGCTCCCTCTGCAACAGATACAACAAATGTCAATTCCAGTGGAGAGACACTGCCAACAGGGACCCCATTAATAAGCATAAAAGAATATGGTGAAGTTGGTAGGACCTacaaaaagtaaacaaaaaaaagccccttaACATCAAggtttcctcctcttttttaaTACTTGCCCCTAATACTTCCAGCAGTGACAACTGAATTCTGAAAGTGGAAAACCCCCCCACACCTTTAAATAGTTATAGAAATATGTGAGAGACTTAATGTTTACATTATCAATTTTGTGTCCTTTAtggcataggaaaaaaaacccccacaatgCTTCCTCTACAGTCCAACAAAGCCAGGCTTGCAGTCAtttcagagaattttcttttttctttaataaatgaAGTAGagatactgtaaaaaaaaaattcattcagCTTCTTAAAGTTCAGACCTTGCAAGCCAGGCTTATAGATGTGCTTAGCAAAGTCTTCAGATCAGTTCCATCTTGAATTACTTACCTACTGACCTTCAAGCATGCATATAATATATATCCACATACCAGGAATAAGATGCCTCAGGACACATAATTGCTGTTGAGTTTAGTTTCCTCCCCACTCCCAGGCTTTGAAAAATGCGTGATGCGGAGTGACgagaacagaaataaaggcCTTCACCTTAGAATAATCTATTGATATATTTTCTCCTACCACAGCAATGACAGGATCCTTTTAAGCAGCTTACATTATGTAAAACTGGCTGGGCAACAGCTCTCCTGGAAATACACCTTTCTCCCAAAATTCTTTATAATgagtaaaacattattttccattacaaatagaagtaaataaaaacatcttACTGCAACATTAACACTATGCAACTAAAAATGTTGTGATTAACATTAAAACAGCAATGCTaaaaaaccccccccaaacatTCTCATTATCTTTGGTTATAAAAAAAGTGGCCTCAACCACTCCATGATCCAAAGGCCAGGAACTGCCAAATACTAAATGAGACCAATAATAAAAATTGGCATTTTCCAACCTACATCAAAAGCATCAGTCAAAAAGAACCTGGTTTTACTTACTGTGAGAGAGAGGCTTTTCTTCGGTGGTGGCTGTTGCTGAGTTTGGGGGGCCACTTGTGGTGCTTGTGCCGCAGGGGAGATGGCAGGAGGCGTGGTGGGTGTGAGGGGTGAGGTAGGTGTAGCTGCAGGTGGATTAGAGTTACTGTTGTACATGGGTGTTCTTTGCTTGAACTGTGCAGGAAGAGTTGTAGTAGCATTGGGAGCTGCAGGCTCTTCAGTCTGTCTGTTAGTCTGCAAGGCCTCTCGTGAAGAGCCAGCTGCAAAAACCAATCAggataattaaaaacataatccACAAATAGGGATTAGCATTACCAAtggcctttaaaaaaaccctaaaaattcTGATTATTCCATTTTAGCACCGCGATTCAATATGCTAATATCCACATGAAGAATTTAAGAGCTAATGCTTTTTCCACTCAATTACCTTTAGCAATAATTAGACAACAGAGTAATTAGCAGTCCAATATGGATTACAGTATATTTAGTATCAAATTTTATGTTTAATGGAAATCAGACATTAAATTGAAACTGCTTTATTTACTGCTTAGCTTATATTGCTGTAACAACTGTACTCTGATCCTACCAGGACTATTGCTGTATTGTTGTGtagaagcaaaaccaaaaatattccAGCAGTTTTTACCTAATGTAGCAACAGCTTTCAAAGGAAACAGTAACTAAGTCTCAGCCAGTAACAGatactgaaaatacaaatatactTAAAGAGATGCCAGAATTAAATGTAGTGTTCACAAATCACTCATTATTTAAACACTAACTGCTAAGAGCATTAAAACCCCACAATATTGACAAGACTTAACTCCGTCCTTTCTCAAAGTTATCCATTCACCTGCACTAAGGAAGCTACTATTCCAAACCTGGCTGCAGGTAGAGGGAACTTAGGAAATCTCAGTAGCTTAATCACACAAGTTACTTGTCCAGCCAATGGTAACTATCCAGTGGACACTCACCAGTTACATTCTTTTGCAGCTCTTCGACACAGGCACAGCTGTTTAAGCACCCGTCCCAAACCCTATGGGGTTTAATCTGACCCGTTCACACTGTGTTCACAGCAGACTCTAAGGCAGGTATCGATCAGAGCTATGCTGACACCCTTCAGATCAGATTTCAGAGAATGAGAGGTTTACAGTTCTCCATCTCAGCACGGACACAGCAGTGCTTTAACAATATGACTATTATCCAGTGGATGTGAAAGGGGACAGTGAACAACTGAGAGGACAAACATTTGTACCAATTAGTTATTCCTTAATTTTGTACTGTTTTATTACCACCTTCTTCTCTTGTCATAATAACTGACTTGCATAAAGTAACAGGGCTTAATTATGGAGCCTCAGATTATATGAGACCAAATCTGTGGATCTTCTGTGTGCATCTTATATCAAGGGAACAGTTTTATATTCCTTGTCCATAAGAAAAGCTAAATACTCTATactcctaaaataaaaatagagaacaGACAATAGGGAATTTTAAACTagacttttcctgctgttgaACACAATGCCAACACTCTGGAAAATAGTACTAGCTGCTGACACGTTGATGTGCTCTTGGCTGTGTTCCTCCTAGAGATGCCAATTTTCTGCCAGAGAAAGATGTGCATGGACCTTCAGAGAGATTCTAAACTGTTCAGAGGCCAAGTGAAATGACTGGGCTTTGCATAAGCATTTTTCTGTGGTGACCAACATCCCACAGCTCAcaagcaaaagtaaaattaatgtattaaacTGAAATGTTGGTTCTCTGTTAACAACCAGACCTGGTAATGAATCGCAGTCATGCTCATCTGTGAGTGCAAATTAATACACTCCTTTAAGACTTtacacacagcagggacagaagAGTAAAACCAAGTGGGTTAAAATAAGAGGTGTAGAAATAAAGGATTTGTACAAACTATTTTTTACTATCAGCAATTTCCTGGAATTGAAAGTAACATAGcactttttcaaaatatgtagGAGCTCACAGATAATATCACAGCTATTATCTATCAGACTGTTCTacaaaggcaaaaggaaaatggatGGCTTAACCCTAGACTGTGTGAAACTTAATGTGCACTTGCCTCTAGAAATAAATCTGACTCTTGAAAGCAACTGTTCTGTAAGTGCTAGCATACGAATGTTTGTATGGAATATATACTCCAGACCTATGTTTATTACTGGTGTCTCTTCAGGGATTAAAAAGCTGGATTTTCTATtacagagtaagaaaaaaaccaaatcagtAAATCGTTCTACTTACTTAACTAGCAGTCATTTTAAGACTTAAAGCCAACAATTACATTCTTTATTTAGGTTAAATGACATGTCTGGTTACTTCAAACCCAAAGGTTGGGTTCTTCCAATAGATTTTTATACTGCTAAGGTGGAGTTTCGCTAGAGGGACAGTaggtttataaataaaatagcagCTAGACAGCAAAACTGTAAGAGTTGGAGGTAGTAGGTCCTAAGAGCAAAAATGAGTCTGTTACCTGGCTGTGTTTCAGAGCTTGGGATATAGGAGGAAGATGGCACCACGCTGGGGGTAGCAGGTAAATAACTTGTAGAAGGTAGTGCAGGCTCATTGTTCAATGAGCCAAGTTtctacaaaaagaaagaaaataaagtgttaaAGCCACACTATATATTTTGTGTgctgtttctgaattttaaacacaatttcAACATCAGTTTTATTACAATATTCCTTTTGGGAACTCAATTACTGCCTCCTCTGTTAGGAATCCTACCTAATGACCTGTTCAATGCTAACTTTCTACTTCAGACATTAGAAATTTGTGCAGATGGTACTCTGTGAAGAATTACTCTGTAGAATTAAGTGATCTTCTGTCTGGGCAAACACGCTCTTCACTATTAGTAAGCAGAAATCTGTGTTCATCCATGGGCAGAAGACCTACTGGAGTATCACCGAGAGAACACAAAGGCCTCTGGGACATAAGCAAGCAGAAGGCAGCAGTAAACAGCTCAGGTAAAAAACCCTGTTCCCACTGGAAAAGGCAGTGAACAGCAACACAACGGATGCCATGTAAGATCAAGCCAAAGAAAGCCACATTTTGTACTTAACTATACATGACACTGCATACATAGTACAGTATCTCTATCAGGATCTTCACTGTTCAATCCAGCCTTATAAACATAAGGAGgtgacagaagaaagaagtttaGGGAGAACATGTCTAGCACACAGATAATTTAAGGTAGCCTTACCGGATAAATGATGGGCATCCTGTAAAATGTGGAGCTTGCTAAAAGAAAGATACTCTGAGCATTCTGCAGAAAGACGGGCAATGACCCTCACTGCTGACTCTGGCCTAGCAATATCTGCCTGTATATTGTTTTTTGGCGTGTGTAACATGCCAAGCAAACAGTTTCTAATTCAGAAGTGGGGGCAGGACAtagaattcttttaaaatctatGTCCTGACAGAGAGAAAGCTGCATGACAGTTTCTATACCGTACCATACctgaaacaggaggaaaaaagcctaCACACAactcctccccccctccctgacTGAACTACTTGTAGCAACAGGTTCGTGTTTTTTGGGTGAAGAAATTATGTAACGATTTTTATATAAAGAGGCACGTTTAAAAAAAGTGAGTAAAATATCATTACAGTGTTTAGCTGTTTTAGAGTAGCATGCATCAcggtttggttttggggtttttgttttactagttggtttttgtttgattgtttggtTTTACCTGTGTAGACACAAGGCCAGCAGCATAATCTGGGGTAGCATTTTCTACTACTGTTTCTTCTTTGGCTTGTTTTTCCACAACTTCTGTATCTATTGTATAAAAAAACAGAAGTCAGTTCAAGAAAGTTTtctaaaatactgaattaaatatacttttaaaacaaagatataaaaatgcatttctcaaAGTCTGCTAAAACATGATTAAAGAGGTATGTGCTGAAATAGATAATCTCCATATACAATTTCATAATCAAACCAATAATGAACTGAACCACAATGTACAAGATACAGTCATTGAGTGATTAGGTAGAACTGGCTAATTCTTTGACATCAGAAAGCATGAAAGCCCAAGCAACAACTTAATTCCAAATACGGTTTTGctgaggttttgtttggggtttgtttgtttgtttgttttgtgaaaaatacaaaaaggttGTTTTGTAACAGATATATACTGACTAGTGCATCTTCTTGATATGGTTAAGTAGAGCACTGCACCGCCACTTGACTTAAAAGCATGATATCAGATACTATTCACTTGCTAAGACCTCAGCCAGAATTTTGAAGAGTGCTCCAAGTTTTTCCAACATTACTTTCAATTAATTTACTTCTCTAGCCAGTAGAAGTAAGCAGAATATCTCAGAACAATTCCAGTACTGAAGCCACTCACACACCTCTGGGCTGCCCAAAGCACAACTGATGACTAGCTCAATCCTTTCCATGGCTGAGTTACTGGGCACAAGGCAAGAGGAATGGgagcactgaaataaaacaagtgaAAATCTTCCCCTAAAACATTTTTGGGTTGGTTCACATCATCCTCCTGGTCTTTAAAGTTTAGTTTAGGCTAAGTTTTAACAAACTGAGAACAAAATGGTACTGCAAATCTAGATCCTGTTTGCAGGTAAAATGATAGCCTTTGTAAGAAGAATGCTGTACCAACCTAatgtctttcttcttctctttgcttcaCGGCCAGCACCAACCATATCCAGCTCAGAGATATCTAGAAGCTAAAAAGAAAGAGTATAAAGAACTTAATAACCATTGTTAAATGTATGTAGTTTAAATATCGTCCTtagctctttttctttaatatattgATATTTAATTCAAAACAGCACCAGAAACTCACTTTAGATGAGGAAGGAGAactgagcagaaaaaacaagaaCCCAAGAATGAGCGCACCCACCTTAACTCCCCTTTCTTTGCGCAAAGGTGTTCTTGAAGGAGGAATAGGAGTTCTGTTTCCAGAAGGACTAAACACACTTGGTGCTGAAGTACTCCTGAATGGAGCTTGTTTTGGTATTCCTTTGAGTGGTGCTTAGGGAAGatcaaaaaaagcaacaactgaTACAAACAGTTACGAAAACCATATTTgagtttttcagctttttcccttcttaatgCATTCCCTACCTCCCCTTTAACTTCAAATGTTTATAATGTGGAACTGTCTATAACATACATGTCCCTCAGAGGTCAGATTCGGTTTTACCCTTCAAAGAAGGAGTAAGAGCCAATCTCTAGGCTAATGCTTGCAACCCTGTT containing:
- the NELFA gene encoding negative elongation factor A; the protein is MPVENPLFFRPAPKMASMRESDTGLWLHNKLGSTDELWAPPSIASLLTASVIDNIRLCFHGLSSAVKLKLLLGMLHLPRRAVDEMKGALTEIIQLATLDSDPWVLMVADILKSFPDTGSLNLDLEEQNPNVQDILGELREKVSECETSAMLPLECQYLNKNALTTLAGPLTPPVKHFQLKRKPKSATLRAELLQKSTETAQQLKKTAGVPFHAKGRGLVKKIDTTTPLKGIPKQAPFRSTSAPSVFSPSGNRTPIPPSRTPLRKERGVKLLDISELDMVGAGREAKRRRKTLDTEVVEKQAKEETVVENATPDYAAGLVSTQKLGSLNNEPALPSTSYLPATPSVVPSSSYIPSSETQPAGSSREALQTNRQTEEPAAPNATTTLPAQFKQRTPMYNSNSNPPAATPTSPLTPTTPPAISPAAQAPQVAPQTQQQPPPKKSLSLTREQMYAAQEMFKTANKVTRPEKALILGFMAGSRENPCQEQGDIIQIKLSEHTEDLPKADGTGSTTMLVDTVFEMNYATGEWTRFKKYKPITNVS